From the genome of Etheostoma spectabile isolate EspeVRDwgs_2016 chromosome 10, UIUC_Espe_1.0, whole genome shotgun sequence, one region includes:
- the fgfbp2a gene encoding fibroblast growth factor binding protein 2a — MWTQDSALLLLLACCLWSAEAQGDKRQSIWDDPIKFKTKANDLCSMIITGNGEYTKLRVSCQSNKRSYWCEYVGKPHTCRSYNRNPRHYFVQMTWGLRKLQNACQAPRQIKPHMCRKATDDSQMVFASASFTRSPPEASSRTGARPQPRPAPTRATIRVRPRVKTTPRANPQPSAPPVESNAKRMAQQYCWRSLQGICSYFIGLFRN, encoded by the coding sequence ATGTGGACCCAGGACAGCGCTCTGCTGCTACTGCTCGCCTGCTGCCTTTGGTCAGCCGAGGCTCAGGGCGACAAGAGACAAAGCATCTGGGATGATCCCATCAAATTTAAAACTAAGGCCAATGACTTGTGCTCCATGATCATCACCGGTAACGGGGAATACACCAAGCTGAGGGTGTCGTGCCAGAGTAACAAGCGCTCCTACTGGTGTGAATACGTCGGCAAGCCTCACACCTGCCGCTCCTACAACAGAAACCCTCGTCATTACTTCGTCCAGATGACCTGGGGCCTCAGGAAACTCCAGAACGCCTGCCAGGCCCCAAGGCAGATCAAACCTCACATGTGCAGGAAGGCAACTGATGACTCTCAAATGGTCTTTGCATCGGCTTCCTTCACCCGGTCACCGCCAGAGGCTTCATCTAGGACAGGAGCAAGACCTCAACCTCGTCCTGCACCCACAAGGGCAACCATTCGAGTCCGACCACGAGTGAAAACAACACCGAGAGCCAATCCACAACCATCGGCCCCTCCTGTCGAGAGCAATGCAAAGAGGATGGCTCAGCAGTACTGCTGGAGGTCACTTCAAGGCATTTGCTCCTACTTCATCGGTTTGTTTCGGAACTAA
- the fgfbp1a gene encoding fibroblast growth factor-binding protein 1, whose translation MALLTNVTILLVLACISHQLVLSNCQRSQGRRGRGGDRGQHKDRPGLTVGRRSKSVSAQPIKGKIVTKDKSQCTWAAIGEDLFSLGITCKKGDRSFSCEYVARPAVCPQYDSNVKLYWKQIARALKKQKSLCQDSSALVRAGMCKRAARDAHFRLHNPQRKTDPPSSPQPAPRAIKSCKPGNKKLAEEHCNESWSTFCTFFFTMVQDYDC comes from the coding sequence ATGGCTCTCCTTACCAATGTCACCATCCTGCTGGTCCTGGCTTGCATTTCCCATCAGTTGGTGTTGAGTAACTGCCAAAGGAGCCAAGGACGGAGGGGACGAGGAGGGgacagaggacaacacaaggacagGCCAGGGCTGACGGTGGGCCGCCGTTCAAAATCTGTCTCTGCACAACCCATTAAGGGCAAAATAGTTACCAAAGACAAGTCCCAGTGCACCTGGGCAGCAATAGGTGAGGACCTCTTCAGCCTTGGTATCACCTGCAAGAAGGGGGACAGGAGCTTCAGCTGTGAATATGTCGCCAGACCAGCTGTCTGTCCCCAGTACGATTCCAATGTCAAACTTTACTGGAAGCAAATCGCCAGAGCGCTGAAGAAGCAAAAGAGTTTGTGCCAGGACAGCAGTGCATTGGTCAGGGCAGGTATGTGCAAAAGAGCTGCCAGAGATGCTCATTTCAGACTCCATAATCCTCAGAGGAAGACTGACCCGCCTTCCAGTCCACAACCAGCCCCCAGAGCTATCAAATCCTGTAAACCTGGTAACAAGAAGCTGGCTGAGGAGCACTGCAACGAATCCTGGTCAACTTTTTGCACTTTCTTTTTTACTATGGTGCAGGATTATGATTGctga